The window CCGACGACACCGAGGGTCTTCTCGGCGAGTTCCACGCCCGTGTACTTGCTGCGCTTCCACTCGGAGTTCTTCAGCGCGGCGTTGGCCTGCGGGATGTTGCGCGCGGTGGCGAGGAGCAGACCGCAGGCCAGCTCGGCGGCGGTCACGATGTTGGAGGTCGGCGCGTTGACGACCATGACGCCGGCCTTGGTGGAGGCGGAGACGTCGACGTTGTCCAGGCCGACGCCGGCACGCGCGACGACCTTGAGCTTCTTCGCCGCGGCGATGGCCTCGGCGTCCACCTTGGTGGCGGAACGGATCAGGATCGCGTCGACGTCGGCGATGGCGGGGAGCAGCTCGGCTCGGTCCGCTCCGTTGGTGTGCCGGATCTCGAAGTCCGGGCCGAGCGCGTCGACGGTCGCGGGCGACAGCTCTTCAGCGATGAGTACGACGGGTTTCGAGCTCACGTGAGTCCTCACAAGTCCAATGCGGACGGCCGTCCCGACGGCCGCAGGCGGTGGAGGGGGCTAGCCGCGGAAGACGCACGACGCTGTGGGCCTGACGCGTGTTGTGCAGAAGTGTAGTGGCGTGGCGGTGGTCGTTCTGCGCCTCTACGGAAGGATCACCCGTCCGTGGCTGGACGGGGTGGACAACAGGGGCCGGGGTGATCCGCCCCGGCCCCTGCCATGAGGCTTACGCCTCCTCGTCGACCCAGCTCATCAGCTTGCGCAGCTGCTTGCCGGTGGTCTCCAGCAGGTGCTCGGAGTCCTGCTGCTTGTACTCGTTGTACTTCTTCAGACCGCCGTGGTACTCGTCCATCCAGGTCTGGGCGAAGGTGCCGTCCTGGATCTCGGCGAGGACCTGCTTCATCTCGGCCTTGGTGGCGTCGGTGATGATGCGCGGGCCGGTGACGTAGTCGCCCCACTCGGCGGTCTCGGAGACGGACCAGCGCATCTTCTCCAGGCCGCCCTCGTACATGAGGTCGACGATCAGCTTCAGCTCGTGCAGGCACTCGAAGTAGGCGATCTCCGGCTGGTAGCCGGCCTCGACCAGGGTCTCGAAGCCGGCCTTGACCAGGGCGGAGGTGCCGCCGCACAGCACGGCCTGCTCGCCGAACAGGTCGGTCTCGGTCTCCTCGGTGAAGGTCGTCTTGATGACGCCGGCGCGGGTGCCGCCGATGGCCTTGGCGTACGACAGCGCGAGCGGGAAGGCGTTGCCGGTGGCGTCCTGCTCGACGGCGGCGATCGCGGGGACGCCGCGGCCCTCCTCGTACTGGCGGCGCACCAGGTGACCGGGGCCCTTGGGGGCGACCAGGGCGACGTCGACGCCGGCCGGGGGCTTGATGAAGCCGAAGCGGATGTTGAAGCCGTGCGCGAAGAACAGCGCGTCGCCGTCGTTCAGGTTCGGGGCGATGGACTCCTCGTAGACCTGGGCCTGGATCGGGTCCGGGATGAGGATCATGATGACGTCGGCCTCGGCGGCGGCCTCGGCCGGGGTCACCACGCGCAGGCCCTGCTCCTCGGCCTTGGCCTTGGACTTGGAGCCCTCGTGCAGACCGACACGCACGTCGACACCCGAGTCACGCAGCGACAGCGCGTGGGCGTGGCCCTGGCTGCCGTATCCGATGACCGCGACCTTGCGGCCCTGGATGATGGACAGGTCGGCGTCGGCGTCGTAGAACAGCTCGGCCACTTTGGGTTCTCTCCTTGGTGTGCAGATGGTGCGTCCCACCGTATGACGGTGAGGGGGAAGGAAGATTCAGGATCTCGGCATACGGGCGGCCGGCGATGCACCGACCGCCCGTATCCAGCCTTACGCGGATCGGTCGAGCGCGCGCAGCGAGCGGTCCGTGATGGAGCGGGCGCCACGGCCGATCGCGATCGTGCCGGACTGCACCAGTTCCTTGATGCCGTACGGCTCCAGCATCTTGAGCATGGCGGAGAGCTTGTCGCCGGACCCGGTGGCCTCGATGGTGACGGCGTCCGGGGAGACGTCGACGGTCTTGGCACGGAACAGCTGGACGATCTCGACGATCTGGGAGCGGGTCTCGTTGTCCGCCCGGACCTTCACCAGAACGAGTTCGCGCTGAACGGCCTGACCGGGTTCCAGCTCGACGATCTTCAGCACGTTGACCAGCTTGTTGAGCTGCTTGGTGACCTGCTCCAGCGGCAGGTCCTCGACGCCCACCACGATGGTGATGCGGGAGATGTCGGGGTGCTCGGTGACGCCGACCGCGAGCGAGTCGATGTTGAAGCCGCGGCGGGAGAAGAGGGCGGCGATCCGGGCCAGGATGCCCGGGGTGTTCTCCACCAGGACGGAGAGCGTGTGCTTGGACATGGTCTTTTACGTCTCTCTCGCTCAGTCGTCTTCGTTGTCGCCGAAGTCGGGGCGGACGTCCCGGGCGGCCATGATCTCGTCGTTGGAGGTGCCGGCGGCGACCATCGGCCACACCATCGCGTCCTCGTGGACGATGAAGTCGATGACGACCGGGCGGTCGTTGATGGAGTTCGCCTCTTCGATGACCTTGTCCAGGTCCTCCGGGCGCTCACAGCGGATCGCGTGGCACCCCATGGCCTCCGACAGCTTCACGAAGTCGGGGACGCGGGTGCCGGCGCTCGGCTGCCTGCCGTCCGCCTCGGGGCCGGAGTGCAGCACGGTGTTGGAGTAGCGCTGGTTGTAGAACAGCGTCTGCCACTGGCGGACCATCCCGAGAGCGCCGTTGTTGATGATGGCGACCTTGATCGGGATGTTGTTCAGGGCGCAGGTGGTCAGTTCCTGATTGGTCATCTGGAAACAGCCGTCGCCGTCGATCGCCCAGACCGTCTGGTCCGGCGCGCCCGCCTTGGCGCCCATCGCGGCCGGGACCGCGTAGCCCATCGTTCCGGCGCCGCCGGAGTTCAGCCAGGTGGCGGGCTTCTCGTACTGGATGAAGTGCGCGGACCACATCTGGTGCTGGCCCACGCCCGCCGCGAAGATCGTGCCCTCCGGCGCGAGCTGCCCGATGCGCTCGATGACCGCTTGCGGGGACAGGGAGCCGTCCGCGGGCTGGTCGT of the Streptomyces sp. 1222.5 genome contains:
- the ilvN gene encoding acetolactate synthase small subunit; translation: MSKHTLSVLVENTPGILARIAALFSRRGFNIDSLAVGVTEHPDISRITIVVGVEDLPLEQVTKQLNKLVNVLKIVELEPGQAVQRELVLVKVRADNETRSQIVEIVQLFRAKTVDVSPDAVTIEATGSGDKLSAMLKMLEPYGIKELVQSGTIAIGRGARSITDRSLRALDRSA
- the ilvC gene encoding ketol-acid reductoisomerase, translating into MAELFYDADADLSIIQGRKVAVIGYGSQGHAHALSLRDSGVDVRVGLHEGSKSKAKAEEQGLRVVTPAEAAAEADVIMILIPDPIQAQVYEESIAPNLNDGDALFFAHGFNIRFGFIKPPAGVDVALVAPKGPGHLVRRQYEEGRGVPAIAAVEQDATGNAFPLALSYAKAIGGTRAGVIKTTFTEETETDLFGEQAVLCGGTSALVKAGFETLVEAGYQPEIAYFECLHELKLIVDLMYEGGLEKMRWSVSETAEWGDYVTGPRIITDATKAEMKQVLAEIQDGTFAQTWMDEYHGGLKKYNEYKQQDSEHLLETTGKQLRKLMSWVDEEA